The following are encoded in a window of Candidatus Lokiarchaeota archaeon genomic DNA:
- the cas7d gene encoding type I-D CRISPR-associated protein Cas7/Csc2, translating into MQSVNDLERRKEVIQVKIELLDNQKDWFVGEPSPLAPAKYASVALLRTTKDYAAFRTEADKYTNSVATPAYDGSDEVIERALILASKQKAVERRHQSKILRAFPQNKECYLKDELCLSCPVCALNGGISTKTEVDDISIKSRILYQTAFSVMPFEDVVESITFNAVNEKTTKTGQALGERELVKPDTSFLSVVTLLAPTLDELKFYLYAMLNTTRYGAETRGLGVIDNRLLGLVLSGTEEFSALQLTMDTYGNLVAENDDADLTYDSIFGVVHEVSLSDLPEARVHKVYSKDKIPELEKALKESSPTEDWIDGMYEKALAFRKTIEG; encoded by the coding sequence TTGCAATCAGTAAACGATTTAGAAAGAAGAAAGGAGGTAATTCAAGTGAAGATTGAGTTATTAGACAATCAGAAAGATTGGTTTGTCGGAGAACCCAGCCCTCTTGCACCTGCCAAATATGCAAGTGTGGCGCTACTCCGAACAACAAAAGACTATGCTGCCTTCAGAACTGAAGCAGATAAATACACGAACAGTGTGGCCACACCGGCATACGACGGTAGTGATGAAGTCATTGAGCGTGCTCTCATTCTGGCTTCAAAACAGAAGGCCGTTGAAAGGCGACATCAAAGTAAGATTCTCCGGGCATTCCCGCAGAATAAAGAATGTTACCTGAAAGATGAGCTTTGTCTGTCTTGTCCTGTATGTGCATTGAATGGAGGAATAAGTACCAAAACCGAAGTCGATGATATTTCTATCAAATCTCGAATATTGTATCAGACTGCTTTCTCTGTTATGCCATTTGAGGACGTGGTGGAAAGTATCACCTTCAATGCCGTGAATGAGAAGACCACAAAGACGGGGCAGGCACTGGGAGAACGTGAGCTTGTGAAACCTGATACCTCGTTCCTGTCGGTTGTTACTCTCCTAGCGCCGACTCTTGATGAGCTCAAGTTCTACCTTTACGCCATGTTGAATACAACACGGTACGGTGCAGAGACACGAGGACTCGGAGTCATTGACAATCGGTTGCTGGGCCTTGTCCTTTCCGGTACGGAGGAGTTCTCGGCATTGCAGCTGACAATGGACACGTATGGCAATCTTGTTGCAGAGAACGACGATGCAGATCTTACCTATGATAGCATCTTCGGTGTTGTTCATGAGGTTTCCCTGTCCGATCTACCTGAAGCACGAGTTCACAAGGTGTACTCAAAGGACAAAATCCCAGAACTTGAGAAGGCACTCAAAGAGAGCTCTCCAACAGAAGACTGGATAGATGGCATGTACGAGAAGGCTCTGGCGTTCCGTAAAACCATAGAAGGATAA